From the genome of Rhodospirillaceae bacterium, one region includes:
- a CDS encoding ornithine decarboxylase, whose translation MSDKIFRFLKEQRPDTPCLVVDLDVVAEKYRALEGLLPKIGIYYAVKANPAPAILSRLVTLGAGFDAASIQEIKSVMDAGGVPERISYGSTIKKQSEIAAAYALGIRLFAFDSQAELEKIAEAAPGSKVCCRIWVSDSGADWPLTRKFGCAFDMACDLMRQAGGLGVDPYGVMFHVGSQQTRPEQWDAAIATAKRLFERLRADGIFLKMLNLGGGLPANYRVEIPPIEAHTQRIKESVARHFSDSNSKNMPELMIEPGRYIVAEAGIIQSEIVLISRKAAQDKIRWVYLDIGKFGGLAETMNEAIEYSFHTPHDGEPVGPVILAGPTCDGVDILYEKAAYFLPLDLAIGDRVEIFSTGAYTTTYASVGFNGLPPLKAYYI comes from the coding sequence ATGTCCGATAAAATTTTCAGGTTCCTGAAGGAACAACGGCCGGACACGCCTTGCCTGGTGGTTGATCTGGACGTCGTTGCTGAGAAATATCGTGCGTTAGAGGGACTGCTTCCAAAAATAGGTATTTATTATGCGGTGAAGGCCAATCCGGCGCCGGCGATTTTATCGCGCCTGGTTACGCTTGGTGCCGGCTTCGATGCGGCCAGCATCCAGGAAATCAAAAGCGTCATGGATGCGGGGGGGGTGCCTGAACGCATTTCCTACGGCAGTACGATCAAGAAGCAATCGGAAATCGCCGCCGCCTACGCCCTTGGCATTCGCCTGTTTGCGTTTGATAGCCAGGCGGAACTTGAAAAGATCGCCGAGGCGGCGCCGGGCTCAAAGGTCTGTTGTCGAATATGGGTTTCGGATAGTGGCGCTGATTGGCCGCTTACCCGCAAATTTGGCTGCGCCTTCGACATGGCTTGCGACTTGATGCGCCAGGCCGGCGGCTTGGGGGTTGACCCATACGGTGTGATGTTTCATGTGGGGTCCCAACAGACAAGGCCTGAACAATGGGACGCGGCGATTGCAACCGCCAAGCGGCTATTTGAACGGCTGCGTGCGGATGGGATTTTTCTGAAGATGCTCAACCTTGGCGGTGGGTTGCCTGCCAACTACCGCGTGGAAATTCCGCCGATCGAAGCACATACGCAAAGGATCAAAGAATCCGTGGCCCGGCATTTTTCGGATTCGAATTCAAAAAACATGCCGGAGCTTATGATTGAACCTGGCCGTTATATCGTCGCGGAGGCCGGCATCATTCAAAGCGAAATTGTGCTGATTTCCAGAAAGGCGGCGCAGGATAAAATTCGCTGGGTCTATCTGGACATTGGGAAATTTGGAGGGCTTGCCGAAACAATGAACGAAGCCATCGAATATTCCTTTCATACGCCCCACGATGGCGAACCGGTCGGGCCGGTTATCCTTGCCGGGCCAACCTGCGATGGCGTCGATATTCTTTATGAAAAGGCGGCCTATTTTTTGCCGCTTGATCTGGCGATTGGGGATCGGGTCGAAATTTTTTCCACCGGGGCCTACACCACGACCTATGCGAGCGTCGGGTTTAACGGGCTGCCGCCGCTCAAAGCTTATTACATTTGA